The Bacillota bacterium DNA window ACAGCGCACTGCTTTGCTATTTGCTTTATAATTATCTTTTTAGCAGGTTGTGCAGTGAATACGGTTGATGGGGATTCAGTCAGTGTGGCTTCGGGCGAAGCAAAACTCACGGTTTTTACAACCATCTACCCAGTGTATTATTTTACATCAGAGATTGTCATGGACAAAGGAAATGTTGTAAATTTAATACCATCCGGAGGCGAGGCACACCACTGGGAACCTTCTCCCAGGGATATGGTGAAAATGAATCAGGCAGATGCTCTTGTCTACAGTGGTGCCGGCATGGAAGCATGGATTGACGATGTGCTTGCCGGTCTGGATACAGGAGTTAGGGCTGTAGATTGCAGTGAAAATATTGATTTACTGGAGGACGGCGGGGTACAGCACGTGGAAGATAAGCGCGAAGCCAGGGTCGATCCCCATATATGGACCAATCCTGTGAATGCTGCAATAATGGTAGACAATATAACAAAGGCTCTTTGTGCAATTGACCCTGCTAATGCCGGTTTTTTTCGCCACCGCCGGGATTTATTAAACCAAAAGTTAAAAGAGCTTGACCAAGATTTTAAAAACACACTACAAGATATAAGTTCCAATGATATTGTGGTATCCCATTCTGCTTTCGGCTATATGGCACAGCGGTACGGGCTAAATCAGATTGCTGTAAGGGGTATTTCACCGGAAGTTGAACCGGGTCCGGCGAGGTTAGCAGAAATAGTTGATACTATTCGGCAAAAGAATATTAAATGTGTTTTTTTTGAGTCCTTAGTAAGCCCTAAAATTAGCGATACTATTGCCAGAGAAGCCGGGGTAAAAACCCTTGTTTTGTATACATTAGGTGGTATATCTGTAGAAAACAAAGCTCAAGGTGAAAATTATTTCACCTTGATGCGTAAGAATCTGGCCAACCTCAAGGAAGGATTGGGGGGATAAAATGAGCACAGTGGTTGAACTTTGTTCCGTATTTTTTACGTACGGCTGTCACCCTGTTTTGGATGAGGTTAACTTACAGGTTAATTCCGGCGATGTAGTTGGAATAACAGGGCCAAACGGCGCCGGCAAAACAACCATTTTAAAATTAATACTAGGGCAATTAAAACCGCAAAAGGGAAAGGTAAACATATTCGGAATGGATAGTATGGCTTTCAAGGAAAGGTTTCGGCTAGGTTATATTTCTCAGAATGCCCGTTTCTTTAATAAGTCTTTTCCCGCTACGTCCAGAGAGGTTGTAGCATCCGGACGTGTTCCCGCTAGA harbors:
- a CDS encoding zinc ABC transporter substrate-binding protein encodes the protein MTPVHSKVITAHCFAICFIIIFLAGCAVNTVDGDSVSVASGEAKLTVFTTIYPVYYFTSEIVMDKGNVVNLIPSGGEAHHWEPSPRDMVKMNQADALVYSGAGMEAWIDDVLAGLDTGVRAVDCSENIDLLEDGGVQHVEDKREARVDPHIWTNPVNAAIMVDNITKALCAIDPANAGFFRHRRDLLNQKLKELDQDFKNTLQDISSNDIVVSHSAFGYMAQRYGLNQIAVRGISPEVEPGPARLAEIVDTIRQKNIKCVFFESLVSPKISDTIAREAGVKTLVLYTLGGISVENKAQGENYFTLMRKNLANLKEGLGG